CATTCATCTTCAACTGCATTAAACGTAATATCATAACTACCATCACTTTTTTTGAATATATCCTTTAGTTGGAATTCATTAAAAACTCTATGTTTTACTCTACCTGATAAATTAATCTTCATAGTGAATTCTTGAGAAATATTATTGAACAAGTAATTAATATCTATAGGTTTATATTTATCTCTATCAAACATTTTATTTATTATCTTGAGGTTATCAATTCTATATATTTTAAATACCCTATAATCTTTTCTCATTAAACAATAGCCTAATAAGTACCAATCCTTTTGCTTGAATATTAACTTAAGTGGATTAACTACCCTATTACTCTTATCTCCGTTAAAATTATAATAATCAAACTGTATACTTTTACAAGTAGTCAATGCATTTTTCAAATCTTCAAATTTGTTTTTTTCATCTTGGGAACTTCCCCAATAGGAAAAATCCACTTCTATCCAGTTATCATTGTTTTTTTGAAATAGTGTCTTAATTTTTAGAATAGCATCATCAACATTTTCATAGTCTGTCGCTTTTAATAATTCTAGACCAATAAGTATTTTATTTTGTTCATCGTTGGATAAAATTGATTTGTTTATGACAAAATTATCTAGGAGACTAATACCTCCGTATTTTCCTTTATTTGCATATATTGGTACTCCCGCCATAGATAAAGCATCTACATCTCTATATACAGTTCTCGTTGATACTTCAAGGATATCTGCCAATTCTTTTGCAGTCATTTGTTTTTTATCTAATAATAAATATACAATCTGAAATAATCTGTCTACTCTCAATAACATCACCACCTGATATTAATTATAGCAGATAAATATGACAGCAGTTGTCATATTATTGTCTGCAAAACTAAAAATAAAATTTTTTATATAATAATTCTTATTTTTTATACTCATTTTATTTAACTTACATATTCAAGACATAATATGATAAATTAAGAAAAAAATTGACAATTTATTGACAAAAACACCAATTTGGTATAAAATTTTAAGTGCTATTTATTTTTTTATAATAATATTAGGAGGAGAACGAATGAAAAAAATAATTACATTACTATTAGCATTCACCCTTGTTTTTGGTACTTGCACTTTCACTTATGCTGCTGAAAACGATTCACAAGCTAAAACTGCAACATTAGTATACGAAAAAGCTATATGGACAGATTATTATGGAGATAAAATACTTTGTAAAATAACAATTAAAGGTGTTGTTGGACATCAACTAGAAAATAATAATTGTGTTTATAAAAATTATGATCACAAATTTTTAGATGATTACTCTGACAATCCTGAACTCTTTACATATGATGAAGAAACACACGAAGACAATTGGAATGGTAAAGGTGATCTAATAGAGAATGGATTAACTATATTACCAGTTGCTAAAGGTGCTGAAATACTTATTGAAGTAATTGATGGTAGTGAGAGTATTGATTTTTTCCCATCATGTTTCCCATTTATTGATGACGAAAAAACTGTACTTTGTCACGGAATGGGACAATGTGATGCTTATTCAACTGGAGAGACTGTAGTATTTGATACAATATATGAAGGATGTGTTGATCAATTTCCTTTTAATCTAAATGGAAAACCAACAGGAATCATGGTTGTTGATCCTGAAACATATCCTCAACCAACTCAAGAAGAAATTGATAAAGCTATAGCCGATATAGCAGCTGAGAAAGCAAATACTGAAAATGAAGATACTGATGCAACAGAAGTTACACCTACTGAAGCAACTGATACTGAAAATACTGAAACAGCAAACAGCGAAACAGTACCAGGACTTGATAATTTCACTGTAAAAAATGAATATACTAATGAAACTTTCAGTGATGTAGCAGATGCTGACTGGTTCAATGACTCCGTTAAATACTGCTATGAAACTGGTATAATGAGTGGTAAAGGTGCTAACAGCTTTGATCCAAAAGGGTCTATAAGTTTAGCTGAAGCTATCACATTAGCTGCTAGAACTAATAATATCTATACTGGTCAAAGTAACGGAATAGAAAATATTGGTGATAACTGGTATGATGGTTATGTTGCTTATGCTATAGAAAATAATATTATCAAAGAAGGTCAATTCACTGATTACAATAGAAATATCACTAGAGCAGAATTAGCTTATCTTTTCGCACATTCAGTAGCTAGTGAAGAACTAAGAGCTATACAAATGTATACAGTACCAGATGTAGATTTTGATACACCTTATAGTGATGAAATTTTCACATTATTTAATGCTGGTGTCGTAACTGGTTCTGATGAAGATAGAACTTTCTACCCTAATAACGATATAACAAGAGGAGAAGCAGCTACTTTAATATTCAGAGTATTAAACCCTGATAGTAGAGTATCATTCTAATTCTGTAATTATTAGGTAGAAATATATTTTTACATATATACATATTCTTGCGACAAAAAGGCTACAAATCTAAATTTGTAGCCTTTTATTAAGCTAATATACATTCTGTTTTTCTATAAATTATACTGACTCTTGAGTTGCTCTAGTCTGACTGCAAAAAATATTATTATAAATAAACATATACCATATATAATTGCATACTCCATTAATTATACCCCCAATAATATTTATCATCAGCTATTTATAAGCAGTATCATGTAGATTCATAATTCCACTTATATGATTACATGATTTTCTCATATAAGAATAATCTAAAATCGCTACTTTTATCAGGAAACTCTTCACCTATTTTTACATACCCCATCTTCTCGTAGAAATGATGATTTCTAAAACTTTTATATGGAGTATCCAAAGTCCATTTTTTTGCATTAGGAAAATTAGCTTCAATTAGAGAAATAACTTCTTGGCCTATCCCCTTATTCTGAGATGAAGGATGAATAAAAATGGAACCTAATGTATAGTTATCGTTTCCATTACTAAAAATACAAGTACCACCTATCACCTTACCATTGTGTACTATATTATAAGCATATCCCTTATCAATGTATCTCAGCTTATGATTATCGATGTCAATTAAAGGTGGGAAATTACCATACTTGTTCTTATCTTCAAGAAAAGATTCAATCGCGATATCAGTCAACTCTTCCAAGTCATTTTTTTCTACCTTAACTAATTCAACCATAATAAACCTCCTGTTTAATACTAATACTATAATAATGTAATTTCATACATATAATAATTTTACCCTACATAATGATACTTGTAAACAAAATATATGACCTCCGTAAGAATAAAGAGGCTACACCTATAGAATATCTCAAGGAAAATAGAAAATGTAGCACCCTTTCCTATCTTATAAAAAAACAGTTTATACTTCTCATACATGAAAACAGCTTAGCTGTTAATGAGCTAAGCTGTTAATCTGTTTTTTGTAGTATAACAATAATCAATAAGAAATTATTACTCGTATTAAAGGAATGTAATAGTGTTTGTTGTTATTATTCTAGAAATACAAATTCAAATCCACATTACCTGTTATACCCTTAACTTTTCCTTCATCAGTATATTGCCATATTTGAAATTCATAAGGGAAAGATGGTTCATCTGCATAATCAGCAATCCATATATCATACTTCATAATATCAGGTAATAATACAGCGTTTTTAAGATAAGAAGAACTTCCATATATCATTGGAACGAAACCCGCTTCTTCTATCTTTTCACAAAATGCCAGAGCAACTATTGTCTTCTCTTTTCTAGTCAGATTATTGGTTCTACCGTCCTCTACTCGCTCCATATCAAAAACTATCGGTAACTCGATATCATAATCTTTTATGTTATCTAAAATGAATTCTGCTTCTTCCTCTGACTCTTTTATTGAAATAGCTTGTGAAAAGAAATATACTCCTATATCAATACCTGCTTGACTTGCTTTTTCTATATTATTACTATAATTCTTATCAAGTGAGATTTCACCACTTCTATAGCCTCTGTTTCCTAATCGAATAACTGCAAAATCAATATTATCTTGTTTCACTTGTTCCCAATCAATATCTCCTTGGTATGTTGATACATCAATTCCCATTAATGCTTTAACTCCATTTTTGTCAATATATTGCTTTTTACCATCAATATCTGTTAAATACTCCCACTCGTAATTATGTTCTTCCAATGATGATATATTTTCTTTTCCAATATTGGGATATTCCAGTGAATCAAGTTTATTATTAAACATATTTGATTTGACAATTACTAATACTACTATACAGAAAATTAATAACAGTACTATCTTGTATTTCATATAACAACCTCCACACCTAAGACTATACATTAGAAGTGTATCATTTTAGTGACTTTTTTCCATCATTTTTGAATATTTCTCATCTGTTAGTTTAGTCAAGTATTAATTATATCTTATTTAAAATTTTATGTAAAGCTTGTTAATTACTTTACGTTTCATATCATTCAGTTAACATGACTACTAGTACCATAAAAATCTCTTATAGAGATATAGTATCATGTTGAAGTATCTGTGTATGGTATATTGCCTCCAAAATACTAATGTGAAATACTAGTATATTATGCTTAAAAAATTAGTAGCAATTGATGATACAAGAAATTAACAGAATTATGATACAATTATATTGTTATGTTACTGTTAATTGACAGAATGAGGAGGAATTTTATGAGAAAGGCAAAAAAAAGATCAAAACTGTTTCCATTGATGGTTGTGGGATTAGGAATAAGTTTAACAACCCCTTATATCACTTCTTATGGTAATGCGATACAACCAAATACCATAATTGGGACTACTGTAATCAGTGAACTAGAAAGTGATAATCTTCCTGTACTTACAAGTATTGATAATAGTAATTATAGTGACTTATTAAGTCAGTACAATCAATATTTGGTAGCAGAAACCACTGATGCTATAAACGATATTGAATCAAGTCTAGAAGATAATGAATTCTACACTGCTCTAGTAAGAAGAACTTTCATTGATAGACTTGGTGCTGATAATCTAGAAAAATTCGAAGCTAAGAGTACGGACCATGCTGATTTCCTATCAACAATTTTCAGTCGAAGCGATCTACTTGACCTTTTTTTACAAGGAAGAGTAGATTACAAACAAGACAGGCTTGTTAAGTCGTTGGATGTATGGAAAAACCTATGGGAGCATGATGAGGATTGTCATGACGGTTTCTATGCAAAATTCGCTATTGCAATGGCTTTAGTTCATGCTAATCCTATTAGAACCTATGATTCAAATCATACAGTCATAGATCCTATTGTTAGATATGACCATTACAAAAAACTTAACACAGAAGGTAAATTATTACCTTCATTTAATAATCTTGATGTTACACACCTGACTATGGTAGCGGATAATGCTACTTCAGACGCAGATATAGATTGGCTTCATAATTTTCTTAGGACCAAACACCCTGATTATATAACTCAAGGCTCATTAAAGAGAGCAGCATTTTTAATGCCTTATGGAAAAAGAGACGGTAGAAATTATCAAGGTGAATGGAAACTAAAAGATCTGCTTGAAATTGGTGGAGTTTGTACAAGAATATCATACTTCGGTACTCTAATATATAGATCATTCGGTGTACCTTCAACTGATGTAAGACAGCCTAACCATATGGCTTTCTTATACATGAGTTCTGAGAATAGTTGGGGGCTTGGTAATAATATTGGTGGTATTGGATATGCTTGGAATAGACCAGCAACTACTATACCTTGGGGAGATCATCCAATATATACAAAGTTATTAGTAGAAGCTTACAAGGACGAAGATAACTTAGTTAAATCCAACCAGTTACTTTGGCTTTCTGAAGTAATGGATTCAACAGATAAAATGCAAATCATCAATAAAGCCATAGATGTTAACGAAAACAATCTGATCGCATGGTATTATAAAATAGATTCCATGATTGCTAAGAATGCAACTATTGAAGAATGGAAACAGATAATAGATGATATACTTGATACTTTTACATATCATCCAAAAGTTATGACAGACCTTCTTAATAGATTACCAATAAAACAAATCTCAGATTATGATAGAACAATATTGCAGGAAATGATTCTTGACATATACGCTGCTTTCGATAAGAATACAGATAGTGAACAATTAAGTACAATTAGAGCATTACATAAAAGACTACCACAAGGAAATCTAGTAATAGCTAAGTACTCTGTAAATGGTCCAAATGCTGGTAGACTTATGGGTATTAAAAAAGGTGAAGAATATAGTATAGACGGTGGCAATACTTACTTGACTGCTACTGAAGATGATTTATTGCTTACAGAAGATCAAATAAATTATATCAACACGGAAGACCATATTAGAATCAGGATCAACGACACTTACGAACCTTATGTGTTGCATATCTACAAACACTATATAAAAGAAATCCATGTAATATTGAATAACGAAGCAAACACTTTAGAAGGTATGAAAGGTTATATGGAATTTTCTACTGATAAAGTGAATTGGACTAAGTATAGTAATAACCTTCCTGATTTATCTGGTTACATAACAATATATATAAGAAGAAGTGGAGAAGGAGCGAATCTTGCCAGCAATTTCTTGACTAGACAATTCACTGCTGCTTCATTCTCCTTTGATGGTGAAAACGCTAATAGACTTATGGGATTGAAGAAAGGTGAAAAATACAGTCTAGATGGTGGTGAAACTTTCACTACTGCTGATGAAGATGACTTGCTACTCACTAAAGATGAAGTGAAATCCATTAATAGTACAGACAATATAATTATCAAACCATTTGATACAGATGAAGAATTCGTATTGCACATTAAGAATTCTCAACTAAAAGATAAATATATCAAAAGTAGTAATTCAGAAAATACAATTTCCGGTATTAATAAAACCATGGAATTTTCTATAGATAAAATTACTTGGATTAGATATAATGGAGAAAACCTTCCTGACCTATCTGGTAATGTTACAATATATGTTCGTAAAGCTGCTACTGGTCTTTACCTACCAAGTAATATCATCGCTAGAAAATTCACTGCTGCTACATTTTCATTTAGTGGTGAGAACGCTAACAGACTTATGGGTATATCAACAGATTATGAATATAGCTTAGATGGTGGTGAAACTTATACTACTCCTTCTGAAGATAACGTATTGCTTACTAAAGAAGAGCTAGATTCTATCACTACTACTCATGGTATTCTTGTCAGAAAGAAAAATACTGATTATATTCTAAAAATCAAGATCGTCAAAGAAGGATTATTATGGAGTACAATCAAATCAAACGATAATTTAAATACTCTAACAGGTATTAGAAGCGGCATGGAATTTTCTATTGACAATAAACAGACTTGGACTAGATATAACGGTAGCAATCTTCCAAATCTAACTGGTAATCTAACTATCCATGTTCGTAAATATGCTAAGAACAATTCTCTACCTAGTCCTGCTGTTACAAGAACATTTACTGCTGCTACATTCTCTTTTAGTGGTGAGAATGCTGGTAGACTCATGGGAATCACTCCTGATGTTGAGTACAGTTTAGATGGTGGTAAGACTTACACTACTCCTTCCATGGAAGACGTTTTTCTTACTGACTCTGAACTTGAATCCATCAATTATAATAATAATATATTATTAAGAACTAAAGGTGACGAAAAGGCTTATACGATTAATATTAATAAAAGCACACTAAAATCCAACAGTCTAGTTTCTAATGATACTAATAATACTATTAAATTATATAGTAGCTACGAATATTCTTTTGATAAAGTCAATTGGATTAGATACAATGGGAATAACGACCCTGATCTATCTGGTAATGTTACTGTCTATGTTCGTAGAGCTGCTGCTGGTACTACTGCAGCAAGTAACATCATATCTGTTAAATACACCATTGGCAGATTCTCTTTTGATGGAACCAATGCTGGAAGACTCATGGGTGTTACAACAGATACTGAATATAGTTTAGATGGTGGCGAAAATTTCACTACTGCCAAAGAAAAAAATGTACTTCTTACTGAAAATGAGTTGGAATCAATTACTACTACTCATGGTATTCTTCTTAGGATGATAGATACTGATGATACACAATTAATCAAAATAGGTAAAAATGGTCTATGGAACAGTACAATCAAAGCTGATAATACTAATAATACTCTTAAGGGTCTAAGCAAGTATATGGAGTTTTCCATTGACAACAAACAGACTTGGACTAAATATACTGGTAGTAATCTTCCTGATCTGACTGGTAATGTTACTATCCACGTACGTAAATATGCTAGAGGCACTTCTCTACCTAGTCCGATTGTTACAAGAAAGTTTACTGGTAATACTCCATCTATTGATTTATCTCACATCACTTTCTCTTTTGATGGTGAAAACGCTGGTAGACTTATGGGAATTACTACAGATGCTGAATACAGCTTAGATGGTGGTGATTCTTATACTGCTCCTTCTGAAGACGATGTATTACTTGCAGATTATGAACTTGATTCAATCAATTCTAAAGATGATATTTTAATTAGAACTAAAGCTACTGACGAAGTTTACACAATCGACATTAATAGTGGTGAATTAGATTCTAGTAGTCTTGATGCCAATGATACTGACAATACTATTTCATTGGATACAAGCTTGGAATATTCTTATGATGGAGATAGCTGGACTAAGTATGATGGTTCCAATAATCCTGATTTAACTGGTGATGTTACTATTTATGTTCGTAAATTAGCTACTGGGACTACAACTTCTAGTGACATGGTTGAAATCCAGTACACAGAGAATATAATAACTCCAGATATACCAGATGAATTGGATACTGTTACATTCTCCTTTGATGGTTCAAAAGCTGGCAGACTTATGGGAATCACAACATATGCTGAATATAGTTTTGATGGCGGCGATTCTTACACTACTCCTTCTGAGGATGATGTATTATTGA
The sequence above is a segment of the Vallitalea longa genome. Coding sequences within it:
- a CDS encoding helix-turn-helix transcriptional regulator, with protein sequence MRVDRLFQIVYLLLDKKQMTAKELADILEVSTRTVYRDVDALSMAGVPIYANKGKYGGISLLDNFVINKSILSNDEQNKILIGLELLKATDYENVDDAILKIKTLFQKNNDNWIEVDFSYWGSSQDEKNKFEDLKNALTTCKSIQFDYYNFNGDKSNRVVNPLKLIFKQKDWYLLGYCLMRKDYRVFKIYRIDNLKIINKMFDRDKYKPIDINYLFNNISQEFTMKINLSGRVKHRVFNEFQLKDIFKKSDGSYDITFNAVEDEWLYNYIISFGSDIKVIAPNYINDIIRKKLQKTLDNYYT
- a CDS encoding S-layer homology domain-containing protein, encoding MKKIITLLLAFTLVFGTCTFTYAAENDSQAKTATLVYEKAIWTDYYGDKILCKITIKGVVGHQLENNNCVYKNYDHKFLDDYSDNPELFTYDEETHEDNWNGKGDLIENGLTILPVAKGAEILIEVIDGSESIDFFPSCFPFIDDEKTVLCHGMGQCDAYSTGETVVFDTIYEGCVDQFPFNLNGKPTGIMVVDPETYPQPTQEEIDKAIADIAAEKANTENEDTDATEVTPTEATDTENTETANSETVPGLDNFTVKNEYTNETFSDVADADWFNDSVKYCYETGIMSGKGANSFDPKGSISLAEAITLAARTNNIYTGQSNGIENIGDNWYDGYVAYAIENNIIKEGQFTDYNRNITRAELAYLFAHSVASEELRAIQMYTVPDVDFDTPYSDEIFTLFNAGVVTGSDEDRTFYPNNDITRGEAATLIFRVLNPDSRVSF
- a CDS encoding GNAT family N-acetyltransferase → MVELVKVEKNDLEELTDIAIESFLEDKNKYGNFPPLIDIDNHKLRYIDKGYAYNIVHNGKVIGGTCIFSNGNDNYTLGSIFIHPSSQNKGIGQEVISLIEANFPNAKKWTLDTPYKSFRNHHFYEKMGYVKIGEEFPDKSSDFRLFLYEKIM
- a CDS encoding glycoside hydrolase family 25 protein gives rise to the protein MKYKIVLLLIFCIVVLVIVKSNMFNNKLDSLEYPNIGKENISSLEEHNYEWEYLTDIDGKKQYIDKNGVKALMGIDVSTYQGDIDWEQVKQDNIDFAVIRLGNRGYRSGEISLDKNYSNNIEKASQAGIDIGVYFFSQAISIKESEEEAEFILDNIKDYDIELPIVFDMERVEDGRTNNLTRKEKTIVALAFCEKIEEAGFVPMIYGSSSYLKNAVLLPDIMKYDIWIADYADEPSFPYEFQIWQYTDEGKVKGITGNVDLNLYF